Proteins encoded together in one Struthio camelus isolate bStrCam1 chromosome 19, bStrCam1.hap1, whole genome shotgun sequence window:
- the LOC104147854 gene encoding alpha-N-acetylgalactosaminide alpha-2,6-sialyltransferase 2-like isoform X1, which translates to MRRLLGTVKGSAWLGLSPGACRSFPSLTLCQTRCAMASVLMAALLSLLLLLLPAQWKLWHKLSSRTPINSEGPGALMTAAPEQVTQPQHRPPVPTLWPHLGDTYGQDKTYCSSKCPSSIRKKIVTTEFKDIFLETIPVLQWAQHAREDEYQRLRRYTGAHGWKEVSWDVLKASLSLLNTSANGFLFDTRSQGPGAPAPCIRCAVVGNGGILNGSRMGRTIDAHDYVFRVNGAITAGFERDVGNRTSFYVFSTNTMMNSLNSYAAEGFQHPPQTLETRYVFLPDHDRDYLLLWAAVTHQRVDRGRDKGAWPQKYFGRDLLAEKFKMLHPDFIRYLRNRFLWADILATPQWKLYRPSTGAVMLLAAIHTCDEVSAFGFMTPDYQAYSDHYFDRTCKPVQFFANHNLQKEMQLWQRLQRSGILNLYTGKKGM; encoded by the exons ATGAGAAGACTTCTTGGAACTGTGAAGGGGTCTGCGTGGCTCGGGCTCAGCCCCGGTGCCTGCCGGAGCTTCCCATCCCTCACGCTCTGCCAGACACGCTGCGCCATGGCCTCTGTGCTGATGGCCGCCCTCCTCTCcctactgctgctgctcctccccgCACAGTGGAAATTGTGGCACAAACTCTCCAG caggacTCCCATCAACTCTGAAGGGCCCGGAGCCCTTATGACAGCAGCCCCGGAGCAGGTGACGCAGCCACAACACAGACCCCCTGTTCCCACCTTGTGGCCACACCTTGGGGACACGTATGGGCAGGACAAGACCTATTGTAGCTCG AAGTGCCCCAGCAGCATCAGGAAGAAGATTGTGACTACAGAGTTCAAGGACATCTTCCTGGAGACCATTCCAGTGCTGCAGTGGGCACAGCACGCCCGGGAGGACGAGTACCAGCGTCTCCGGAGATACACAGGGGCTCACGGCTGGAAGGAAGTCAGCTGGGATg TCCTGAAGGCATCTCTGTCCCTTCTGAACACGTCAGCCAACGGGTTCCTGTTTGACACCCGCAGCCAGGGGCCGGGTGCCCCTGCGCCCTGCATCcgctgtgcagtggtgggcaATGGTGGCATCCTCAACGGCTCCCGCATGGGCCGCACCATCGATGCCCACGACTACGTGTTCAG GGTCAATGGGGCCATCACTGCAGGCTTTGAGAGGGATGTCGGCAACAGGACGTCCTTCTACGTCTTCTCCACCAACACCATGATGAACTCGCTGAACAGCTATGCTGCGGAGGGCTTCCAGCACCCTCCCCAAACGCTG GAGACCCGGTATGTCTTCCTCCCGGATCACGACCGAGACTAcctgctgctctgggcagctgTGACCCACCAGCGTGTGGACAGGGGCAGGGACAAGGGGGCCTG GCCCCAGAAGTATTTTGGACGGGACCTGCTGGCAGAGAAGTTTAAGATGCTCCACCCAGACTTCATCCGTTATCTCAGGAACCG ATTCCTCTGGGCCGACATCTTGGCCACTCCGCAGTGGAAGCTGTACCGGCCCTCCACCGGGGCCGTGATGCTCCTGGCTGCCATCCACACCTGTGACGAG GTGAGCGCCTTCGGGTTCATGACGCCGGACTACCAGGCGTACTCGGACCACTACTTCGACCGCACGTGCAAACCGGTGCAGTTCTTCGCCAACCACAACCTGCAGAAGGAGATGCAGCTGTGGCAGCGGCTCCAGCGCAGCGGGATCCTGAACCTCTACACCGGGAAGAAGGGGATGTGA
- the LOC104147854 gene encoding alpha-N-acetylgalactosaminide alpha-2,6-sialyltransferase 2-like isoform X2, with protein sequence MRRLLGTVKGSAWLGLSPGACRSFPSLTLCQTRCAMASVLMAALLSLLLLLLPAQWKLWHKLSRTPINSEGPGALMTAAPEQVTQPQHRPPVPTLWPHLGDTYGQDKTYCSSKCPSSIRKKIVTTEFKDIFLETIPVLQWAQHAREDEYQRLRRYTGAHGWKEVSWDVLKASLSLLNTSANGFLFDTRSQGPGAPAPCIRCAVVGNGGILNGSRMGRTIDAHDYVFRVNGAITAGFERDVGNRTSFYVFSTNTMMNSLNSYAAEGFQHPPQTLETRYVFLPDHDRDYLLLWAAVTHQRVDRGRDKGAWPQKYFGRDLLAEKFKMLHPDFIRYLRNRFLWADILATPQWKLYRPSTGAVMLLAAIHTCDEVSAFGFMTPDYQAYSDHYFDRTCKPVQFFANHNLQKEMQLWQRLQRSGILNLYTGKKGM encoded by the exons ATGAGAAGACTTCTTGGAACTGTGAAGGGGTCTGCGTGGCTCGGGCTCAGCCCCGGTGCCTGCCGGAGCTTCCCATCCCTCACGCTCTGCCAGACACGCTGCGCCATGGCCTCTGTGCTGATGGCCGCCCTCCTCTCcctactgctgctgctcctccccgCACAGTGGAAATTGTGGCACAAACTCTCCAG gacTCCCATCAACTCTGAAGGGCCCGGAGCCCTTATGACAGCAGCCCCGGAGCAGGTGACGCAGCCACAACACAGACCCCCTGTTCCCACCTTGTGGCCACACCTTGGGGACACGTATGGGCAGGACAAGACCTATTGTAGCTCG AAGTGCCCCAGCAGCATCAGGAAGAAGATTGTGACTACAGAGTTCAAGGACATCTTCCTGGAGACCATTCCAGTGCTGCAGTGGGCACAGCACGCCCGGGAGGACGAGTACCAGCGTCTCCGGAGATACACAGGGGCTCACGGCTGGAAGGAAGTCAGCTGGGATg TCCTGAAGGCATCTCTGTCCCTTCTGAACACGTCAGCCAACGGGTTCCTGTTTGACACCCGCAGCCAGGGGCCGGGTGCCCCTGCGCCCTGCATCcgctgtgcagtggtgggcaATGGTGGCATCCTCAACGGCTCCCGCATGGGCCGCACCATCGATGCCCACGACTACGTGTTCAG GGTCAATGGGGCCATCACTGCAGGCTTTGAGAGGGATGTCGGCAACAGGACGTCCTTCTACGTCTTCTCCACCAACACCATGATGAACTCGCTGAACAGCTATGCTGCGGAGGGCTTCCAGCACCCTCCCCAAACGCTG GAGACCCGGTATGTCTTCCTCCCGGATCACGACCGAGACTAcctgctgctctgggcagctgTGACCCACCAGCGTGTGGACAGGGGCAGGGACAAGGGGGCCTG GCCCCAGAAGTATTTTGGACGGGACCTGCTGGCAGAGAAGTTTAAGATGCTCCACCCAGACTTCATCCGTTATCTCAGGAACCG ATTCCTCTGGGCCGACATCTTGGCCACTCCGCAGTGGAAGCTGTACCGGCCCTCCACCGGGGCCGTGATGCTCCTGGCTGCCATCCACACCTGTGACGAG GTGAGCGCCTTCGGGTTCATGACGCCGGACTACCAGGCGTACTCGGACCACTACTTCGACCGCACGTGCAAACCGGTGCAGTTCTTCGCCAACCACAACCTGCAGAAGGAGATGCAGCTGTGGCAGCGGCTCCAGCGCAGCGGGATCCTGAACCTCTACACCGGGAAGAAGGGGATGTGA